Proteins from one Patagioenas fasciata isolate bPatFas1 chromosome 6, bPatFas1.hap1, whole genome shotgun sequence genomic window:
- the LOC136103544 gene encoding cytochrome P450 2J2-like isoform X2, whose translation MLRFLWESISIQVLLVFLVVFLLVADYMKHRKPKGFPPQPFYLPIVGHMYLMNFSNPMMAMQKLIEKYGDIFGVDMGTESFVIINGLRMLREVLVNQGENFLDRPEMHLSQEIFSNRGLLSSNGHLWKQQRRFTLSTLRNFGLGKRSLEERIQEECRYLVDAFGEEQGDPFDPHFKINNAVSNIICSITFGNRFEYHDEDFQKLLQLIDETLTLNGAIMSQLYNAFPSIIKFFPGAHQSIFRNSRLLKSFVKERIDKHKEDWNPSESRDFIDCYLQEIAKEENLMACAVDLLLAGTETTSTTIRWALLYMAMYPEIQARVQAEIDTVIGQGRQPALDDRSNMPYTSAVIHEVQRKSNIVPFGVPRMTVKDTVVDGFRIPKGTTVLTNLTSVMFDQNEWETPDAFNPGHFLKDGQFWKRESFVPFAIGKRSCPGELLARTELFLFFTALLQKFTFQVPPDTTLGLQFKLGITLTPKPYKICAVPR comes from the exons ATGCTGCGTTTCCTCTGGGAGAGCATCTCCATCCAGGTGCTCCTCGTCTTCCTTGTTGTGTTCCTGCTCGTTGCCGACTACATGAAGCACAGAAAGCCTAAGGGCTTCCCTCCACAACCTTTCTATCTCCCCATCGTGGGGCACATGTACCTGATGAACTTCAGCAATCCCATGATGGCAATGCAGAAG CTTATTGAAAAATATGGTGACATCTTCGGCGTGGACATGGGCACTGAATCATTTGTGATCATTAATGGGCTGCGGATGCTTAGGGAAGTTCTTGTAAACCAAGGGGAAAATTTCCTCGATCGCCCTGAAATGCATCTTAGTCAGGAGATCTTCAGCAACAGGG ggctgctgTCTTCCAACGGGCACTTGTGGAAGCAGCAGAGGAGGTTCACCTTGTCCACCCTCCGAAACTTTGGCTTGGGGAAGAGGAGTCTGGAGGAGCGCATCCAGGAGGAGTGCCGGTACCTCGTGGATGCGTTTGGGGAGGAGCAGG GGGATCCTTTTGACCCTCACTTTAAAATCAATAACGCCGTTTCAAACAtcatctgctccatcacctttgGCAATCGCTTTGAATACCATGATGAGGACTTCCAAAAATTGCTGCAGCTGATAGATGAAACCCTTACCCTTAACGGGGCCATCATGAGCCAG CTGTACAATGCTTTCCCATCCATAATAAAGTTCTTCCCTGGAGCCCACCAATCCATTTTTAGAAACTCAAGATTACTGAAAAGTTTTGTGAAAGAGAGGATTGACAAACACAAGGAGGACTGGAACCCCTCGGAGAGCCGGGACTTCATCGACTGCTACCTGCAGGAGATAGCCAAG GAGGAAAACCTCATGGCATGTGCAGTCGACTTGCTGTTAGCCGGGACTGAGACCACTTCAACAACTATCCGCTGGGCATTGCTGTATATGGCCATGTATCCAGAAATTCAAG CCCGCGTGCAAGCAGAGATCGACACGGTCATCGGGCAGGGGCGGCAGCCAGCCCTGGATGACAGGAGCAACATGCCCTACACCAGCGCCGTCATCCACGAAGTGCAGAGGAAAAGCAACATTGTCCCTTTCGGTGTGCCAAGAATGACAGTGAAGGACACAGTTGTGGATGGTTTCCGCATACCAAAG gGCACTACTGTGCTCACAAATTTAACCTCTGTGATGTTTGACCAGAACGAGTGGGAAACTCCTGATGCTTTTAACCCCGGGCATTTCCTGAAAGATGGTCAGTTCTGGAAAAGAGAGTCTTTTGTACCGTTTGCTATAG GGAAGCGCTCCTGCCCGGGTGAGCTGCTGGCCCGCACCgagctcttcctcttcttcacggCTTTGCTCCAGAAATTCACCTTCCAGGTGCCACCGGACACCACACTCGGCCTCCAGTTCAAGCTGGGCATCACGCTTACCCCAAAGCCCTACAAGATCTGTGCTGTGCCTCGGTAA
- the LOC136103544 gene encoding cytochrome P450 2J2-like isoform X1, producing MLRFLWESISIQVLLVFLVVFLLVADYMKHRKPKGFPPQPFYLPIVGHMYLMNFSNPMMAMQKLIEKYGDIFGVDMGTESFVIINGLRMLREVLVNQGENFLDRPEMHLSQEIFSNRGLLSSNGHLWKQQRRFTLSTLRNFGLGKRSLEERIQEECRYLVDAFGEEQGDPFDPHFKINNAVSNIICSITFGNRFEYHDEDFQKLLQLIDETLTLNGAIMSQLYNAFPSIIKFFPGAHQSIFRNSRLLKSFVKERIDKHKEDWNPSESRDFIDCYLQEIAKDNGNGIFQEENLMACAVDLLLAGTETTSTTIRWALLYMAMYPEIQARVQAEIDTVIGQGRQPALDDRSNMPYTSAVIHEVQRKSNIVPFGVPRMTVKDTVVDGFRIPKGTTVLTNLTSVMFDQNEWETPDAFNPGHFLKDGQFWKRESFVPFAIGKRSCPGELLARTELFLFFTALLQKFTFQVPPDTTLGLQFKLGITLTPKPYKICAVPR from the exons ATGCTGCGTTTCCTCTGGGAGAGCATCTCCATCCAGGTGCTCCTCGTCTTCCTTGTTGTGTTCCTGCTCGTTGCCGACTACATGAAGCACAGAAAGCCTAAGGGCTTCCCTCCACAACCTTTCTATCTCCCCATCGTGGGGCACATGTACCTGATGAACTTCAGCAATCCCATGATGGCAATGCAGAAG CTTATTGAAAAATATGGTGACATCTTCGGCGTGGACATGGGCACTGAATCATTTGTGATCATTAATGGGCTGCGGATGCTTAGGGAAGTTCTTGTAAACCAAGGGGAAAATTTCCTCGATCGCCCTGAAATGCATCTTAGTCAGGAGATCTTCAGCAACAGGG ggctgctgTCTTCCAACGGGCACTTGTGGAAGCAGCAGAGGAGGTTCACCTTGTCCACCCTCCGAAACTTTGGCTTGGGGAAGAGGAGTCTGGAGGAGCGCATCCAGGAGGAGTGCCGGTACCTCGTGGATGCGTTTGGGGAGGAGCAGG GGGATCCTTTTGACCCTCACTTTAAAATCAATAACGCCGTTTCAAACAtcatctgctccatcacctttgGCAATCGCTTTGAATACCATGATGAGGACTTCCAAAAATTGCTGCAGCTGATAGATGAAACCCTTACCCTTAACGGGGCCATCATGAGCCAG CTGTACAATGCTTTCCCATCCATAATAAAGTTCTTCCCTGGAGCCCACCAATCCATTTTTAGAAACTCAAGATTACTGAAAAGTTTTGTGAAAGAGAGGATTGACAAACACAAGGAGGACTGGAACCCCTCGGAGAGCCGGGACTTCATCGACTGCTACCTGCAGGAGATAGCCAAG GACAACGGCAATGGCATCTTCCAGGAGGAAAACCTCATGGCATGTGCAGTCGACTTGCTGTTAGCCGGGACTGAGACCACTTCAACAACTATCCGCTGGGCATTGCTGTATATGGCCATGTATCCAGAAATTCAAG CCCGCGTGCAAGCAGAGATCGACACGGTCATCGGGCAGGGGCGGCAGCCAGCCCTGGATGACAGGAGCAACATGCCCTACACCAGCGCCGTCATCCACGAAGTGCAGAGGAAAAGCAACATTGTCCCTTTCGGTGTGCCAAGAATGACAGTGAAGGACACAGTTGTGGATGGTTTCCGCATACCAAAG gGCACTACTGTGCTCACAAATTTAACCTCTGTGATGTTTGACCAGAACGAGTGGGAAACTCCTGATGCTTTTAACCCCGGGCATTTCCTGAAAGATGGTCAGTTCTGGAAAAGAGAGTCTTTTGTACCGTTTGCTATAG GGAAGCGCTCCTGCCCGGGTGAGCTGCTGGCCCGCACCgagctcttcctcttcttcacggCTTTGCTCCAGAAATTCACCTTCCAGGTGCCACCGGACACCACACTCGGCCTCCAGTTCAAGCTGGGCATCACGCTTACCCCAAAGCCCTACAAGATCTGTGCTGTGCCTCGGTAA